One genomic region from Bubalus bubalis isolate 160015118507 breed Murrah chromosome 24, NDDB_SH_1, whole genome shotgun sequence encodes:
- the POM121C gene encoding nuclear envelope pore membrane protein POM 121C isoform X1: MSPAAAAAGGGNRRRPIASVREGRAWGCGRPAGAALLGLSLLGLVLYLVPAAAALAWLAVGATAAWWGLSREPRGSRALSSLVWNARRQRTLLASPPAKSAANGNLLEPRSPLEGPDPAELLLMGSYLGKPGPPQSAPAPEARDLRERPGRRPPVRTASPAQSVHPQRVQVHPSLPTSLLRPSRRPSYRDCGTLSHRFVVTPRRRYPIQQAQYSLLGVLPTVCWNGCHKKTVLSARNSRMVCSPVTVRIAPPDSKLARSPVPEQIINSTLSSPSTSAPDPCAKETVLNALKERKKRTVEEEDQIFADGQENKRRRHDSSGSGHSAFEPLVANGVPASFVPKPGSLKRGLNSQNSDDHLNKRSRTSSVSSLTSSTYTGGIPSSSRNAITSSYSSSRGLSQLWKRSGPSSSPFSSPASSRSQTPERPAKKVREEELSHHSSSSTPLVTDKESQGEKIADPTTGKKQNSWNSPSTPGSSGQRKRKVQLLPSRRGDQLTLPPPPQLGYSITAEDLDLEKKTSLQWFNKVLEDKTDAASTSVTEAPPASQSSFTLTLPAAGTASSPTSLQAPSTNPLLESLKKMQNSPGLPSLPEPAGVTSTVADSPPKTPSSLASLSSSQSGALPATSSDSRSTTTVLGLTPASSPGPVTDAAKSPPAPSAETSTKSQALSTPPPSPKQSILFGMLSTPAASPSASVAPAASSASPMFRPIFVAPLKSESGDPLPSSPSTVTAVASSSSALPTTASSTAPAFKLIFSSVGPPTSVPGLTPFLKQTATLATTTSAPVFTGQATATSTVTSVTTASTSTDSAPKPAFSFGASSVTSTLSSGTSTTASASQPFLFGTPPTSGASFTPAGGSIFQFGKPPAVAASTPVTTFGQSLPSAPQTAPSSSGGGSTGFGGFGSSLSTPAPATTGQPALTVSSTATPAFSVPFASGAQPPLPSYPGANPQPTFGAAEGQPQGAAKPALVPSFGSSFTFGNSAAPAPTATPAPTPAQPAFGGAAQPAFGSLKATPSAFGTSAATRPAFGSATAVFSFGAATTSGFGATTQTTSSGTSGSVFGSTTPSPFMFRGPATPAGSGAFGMSVATPGTSAASGAFGFGAGQSGTTGSTAPFGGGLSQNSLGTPNQTTSFAFSVTSTPDSKPVFGGTSTPTFGQNTPAPGVGAAGSSLPFGASSTPAQGFGGVGPFGSTAASFSIGAGSKTPGTRQRLQARRQHTRKK; encoded by the exons ATGTCTCCGGCGGCTGCGGCGGCTGGAGGAGGCAACCGACGGCGGCCGATAGCGAGTGTCAGGGAGGGCCGCGCCTGGGGCTGTGGCCGGCCGGCCGGGGCGGCGCTTCTCGGCCTGTCGCTGCTCGGCCTCGTGCTGTACCTGGTGCCGGCGGCGGCTGCCCTGGCCTGGCTGGCTGTGGGGGCTACTGCGGCCTGGTGGGGACTGAGCCGCGAGCCCCGAGGTTCGCGCGCGCTCTCCTCGCTCGTTTGGAACGCGCGGCGTCAGCGAACACTGCTCGCCTCGCCTCCTGCCAAATCGGCAGCAAACGGAAATCTCCTAGAGCCGCGGAGCCCGCTCGAAGGACCCGACCCCGCTGAACTGCTCCTCATGGGCAGTTACCTGGGCAAGCCCGGCCCCCCGCAGTCTGCCCCCGCCCCGGAGGCCAGGGACCTGCGGGAGAGGCCGGGCCGCCGCCCTCCCGTCCGCACCGCGTCGCCGGCTCAGTCGGTGCATCCCCAGCGTGTTCAAgttcacccctccctccccacttctcttctccGACCCTCCAGGAGGCCTTCCTACCG GGACTGTGGGACTTTATCACATCGGTTTGTAGTAACACCTCGAAGGCGCTATCCAATCCAGCAGGCCCAGTATTCCTTGCTGGGGGTACTTCCCACAGTATGCTGGAATGGTTGTCACAAGAAGACTGTGCTGTCTGCTCGTAATTCCAGAATGGTGTGCAGCCCCGTGACAGTCAGGATTGCACCTCCGGATAGCAAGCTGGCTCGCTCTCCAGT ACCAGAACAGATTATCAACTCAACACTGTCTTCACCATCAACCAGTGCCCCAGATCCATGTGCAAAGGAGACTGTATTGAATGCcctcaaagagagaaagaaaaggacagtGGAGGAGGAAGACCAAATATTTGCTGATggccaggaaaataaaagaag ACGCCATGATAGCAGTGGGAGCGGACATTCAGCGTTTGAGCCCCTCGTAGCCAATGGAGTCCCTGCTTCTTTTGTGCCTAA GCCTGGGTCTCTGAAGAGAGGTCTTAATTCACAGAACTCAGATGATCACCTGAATAAGAGATCCCGCACCTCTTCTGTGAGCTCCTTGACAAGCAGCACGTACACAGGCGGCATCCCCAGCTCCAGCCGCAACGCCATCACCAGTTCCTACAGCTCCTCGCGTGGTCTCTCTCAG CTGTGGAAGAGGAGTGGTCCCAGTTCATCTCCATTCTCTAGCCCAGCCTCATCCCGCTCCCAGACACCAGAGAGGCCAGCAAAGAAAGTAAG AGAAGAGGAGCTTTCTCATCATTCTAGTTCTTCAACTCCATTGGTAACAGACAAGGAGTCCCAGGGAGAAAAGA ttgcagatcCAACCACAGGGAAGAAGCAGAACTCATGGAATTCCCCATCAACACCTGGCAGCTCCGGGCAGCGTAAACGGAAGGTTCAGCTGCTGCCCTCCAGGCGAGGAGACCAGCTGACCTTG CCTCCACCTCCCCAGCTTGGTTATTCGATCACTGCTGAGGACTTGGACTTGGAAAAGAAAACTTCGTTACAGTGGTTTAACAAAGTCTTAGAGGATAAGACTG ACGCTGCCTCGACCTCTGTTACCGAGGCCCCACCTGCCAGTCAGTCTTCCTTCACTTTGACCCTGCCTGCCGCTGGGACTGCTTCATCCCCAACCTCCCTCCAAGCCCCTAGCACTAACCCACTGTTGGAGAGCTTGAAGAAGATGCAGAATTCCCCAGGGCTACCTTCCCTCCCTG AGCCTGCTGGAGTGACCAGCACTGTGGCCGATTCGCCCCCAAAGACACCCAGTTCTCTGGCCTCTCTGAGCTCCTCACAGTCAGGAGCCCTTCCAGCCACCTCCTCTGACTCCAGATCCACCACTACTGTCTTGGGGCTGACCCCAGCTTCTTCCCCAGGACCTGTCACCGATGCCGCCAAGTCCCCTCCGGCCCCTTCGGCTGAGACATCCACCAAATCCCAGGCCCTGTCCACCCCGCCTCCCAGCCCCAAGCAGAGTATCCTGTTTGGAATGCTGAGCACCCCAGCTGCCAGCCCTTCTGCTTCTGTAGCCCCTGCTGCGTCTTCGGCATCGCCCATGTTCAGGCCCATTTTTGTGGCCCCCCTGAAAAGCGAGAGTGGGGACCCCTTGCCCTCTAGCCCTTCCACGGTCACGGCCGTGGCATCTTCCAGCTCGGCCCTCCCCACGACTGCCAGCAGCACAGCCCCCGCTTTCAAGCTGATCTTTAGCAGCGTGGGGCCACCCACATCTGTGCCCGGGCTAACTCCCTTCTTGAAGCAAACAGCTACTCTGGCCACTACCACGAGTGCTCCTGTCTTCACCGGCCAGGCCACTGCCACCTCCACAGTGACTTCCGTGACCACAGCCAGCACCTCCACAGACTCGGCTCCGAAGCCCGCGTTCAGCTTCGGTGCGAGCAGCGTGACCAGCACCCTGAGCAGCGGGACCAGCACCACTGCTTCCGCCTCCCAGCCCTTCCTCTTTGGGACTCCCCCGACTTCTGGTGCCAGCTTCACCCCAGCTGGAGGCTCCATATTCCAATTTGGCAAGCCTCCCGCCGTGGCCGCCTCCACACCAGTCACCACCTTCGGCCAGTCGCTTCCCAGTGCCCCTCAGACAGCCcccagcagcagcggcggcggcagcacCGGCTTCGGTGGTTTTGGCAGCAGCCTCAGCACCCCCGCCCCAGCCACCACTGGCCAGCCCGCCCTGACGGTCAGCAGCACCGCCACCCCAGCCTTCAGCGTTCCCTTCGCCTCGGGCGCCCAGCCCCCTCTCCCATCCTACCCGGGTGCCAACCCCCAGCCCACCTTCGGGGCCGCTGAGGGGCAGCCGCAGGGGGCTGCCAAGCCGGCTCTCGTGCCCAGCTTTGGCAGCTCTTTCACTTTTGGTAACTCTGCGGCCCCAGCCCCGACTGCGACCCCAGCGCCGACCCCAGCCCAGCCAGCGTTCGGCGGCGCCGCGCAGCCGGCATTTGGCAGCCTGAAAGCCACACCCTCCGCCTTTGGCACCTCCGCCGCCACCCGGCCGGCCTTTGGCAGCGCCACAGCTGTTTTCTCCTTTGGTGCGGCCACCACCTCTGGCTTTGGCGCTACCACCCAGACTACCAGCAGCGGGACCAGCGGCTCGGTGTTCGGCAGCACGACACCGTCGCCCTTCATGTTTCGGGGACCAGCCACCCCGGCTGGGAGCGGGGCCTTTGGGATGAGCGTGGCCACCCCGGGCACCAGCGCTGCCTCTGGAGCGTTCGGCTTCGGGGCAGGACAGAGTGGGACCACTGGCAGCACAGCGCCTTTTGGGGGAGGCTTGAGTCAAAACAGCTTGGGCACGCCCAACCAGACCACGTCCTTTGCCTTCAGTGTGACCAGCACGCCGGACAGCAAACCTGTGTTTGGAG GCACCTCCACGCCCACCTTCGGTCAGAACACCCCAGCCCCTGGGGTGGGAGCAGCTGGCAGCAGCCTCCCCTTTGGGGCGTCCTCAACACCTGCCCAAGGCTTTGGCGGAGTCGGACCTTTCG GATCGACAGCCGCTTCCTTTTCCATTGGTGCGGGATCTAAGACCCCAGGGACTCGACAGCGGCTACAGGCCCGGAGGCAGCACACCCGAAAGAAATAG
- the POM121C gene encoding nuclear envelope pore membrane protein POM 121C isoform X2 produces MSPAAAAAGGGNRRRPIASVREGRAWGCGRPAGAALLGLSLLGLVLYLVPAAAALAWLAVGATAAWWGLSREPRGSRALSSLVWNARRQRTLLASPPAKSAANGNLLEPRSPLEGPDPAELLLMGSYLGKPGPPQSAPAPEARDLRERPGRRPPVRTASPAQSVHPQRVQVHPSLPTSLLRPSRRPSYRPEQIINSTLSSPSTSAPDPCAKETVLNALKERKKRTVEEEDQIFADGQENKRRRHDSSGSGHSAFEPLVANGVPASFVPKPGSLKRGLNSQNSDDHLNKRSRTSSVSSLTSSTYTGGIPSSSRNAITSSYSSSRGLSQLWKRSGPSSSPFSSPASSRSQTPERPAKKVREEELSHHSSSSTPLVTDKESQGEKIADPTTGKKQNSWNSPSTPGSSGQRKRKVQLLPSRRGDQLTLPPPPQLGYSITAEDLDLEKKTSLQWFNKVLEDKTDAASTSVTEAPPASQSSFTLTLPAAGTASSPTSLQAPSTNPLLESLKKMQNSPGLPSLPEPAGVTSTVADSPPKTPSSLASLSSSQSGALPATSSDSRSTTTVLGLTPASSPGPVTDAAKSPPAPSAETSTKSQALSTPPPSPKQSILFGMLSTPAASPSASVAPAASSASPMFRPIFVAPLKSESGDPLPSSPSTVTAVASSSSALPTTASSTAPAFKLIFSSVGPPTSVPGLTPFLKQTATLATTTSAPVFTGQATATSTVTSVTTASTSTDSAPKPAFSFGASSVTSTLSSGTSTTASASQPFLFGTPPTSGASFTPAGGSIFQFGKPPAVAASTPVTTFGQSLPSAPQTAPSSSGGGSTGFGGFGSSLSTPAPATTGQPALTVSSTATPAFSVPFASGAQPPLPSYPGANPQPTFGAAEGQPQGAAKPALVPSFGSSFTFGNSAAPAPTATPAPTPAQPAFGGAAQPAFGSLKATPSAFGTSAATRPAFGSATAVFSFGAATTSGFGATTQTTSSGTSGSVFGSTTPSPFMFRGPATPAGSGAFGMSVATPGTSAASGAFGFGAGQSGTTGSTAPFGGGLSQNSLGTPNQTTSFAFSVTSTPDSKPVFGGTSTPTFGQNTPAPGVGAAGSSLPFGASSTPAQGFGGVGPFGSTAASFSIGAGSKTPGTRQRLQARRQHTRKK; encoded by the exons ATGTCTCCGGCGGCTGCGGCGGCTGGAGGAGGCAACCGACGGCGGCCGATAGCGAGTGTCAGGGAGGGCCGCGCCTGGGGCTGTGGCCGGCCGGCCGGGGCGGCGCTTCTCGGCCTGTCGCTGCTCGGCCTCGTGCTGTACCTGGTGCCGGCGGCGGCTGCCCTGGCCTGGCTGGCTGTGGGGGCTACTGCGGCCTGGTGGGGACTGAGCCGCGAGCCCCGAGGTTCGCGCGCGCTCTCCTCGCTCGTTTGGAACGCGCGGCGTCAGCGAACACTGCTCGCCTCGCCTCCTGCCAAATCGGCAGCAAACGGAAATCTCCTAGAGCCGCGGAGCCCGCTCGAAGGACCCGACCCCGCTGAACTGCTCCTCATGGGCAGTTACCTGGGCAAGCCCGGCCCCCCGCAGTCTGCCCCCGCCCCGGAGGCCAGGGACCTGCGGGAGAGGCCGGGCCGCCGCCCTCCCGTCCGCACCGCGTCGCCGGCTCAGTCGGTGCATCCCCAGCGTGTTCAAgttcacccctccctccccacttctcttctccGACCCTCCAGGAGGCCTTCCTACCG ACCAGAACAGATTATCAACTCAACACTGTCTTCACCATCAACCAGTGCCCCAGATCCATGTGCAAAGGAGACTGTATTGAATGCcctcaaagagagaaagaaaaggacagtGGAGGAGGAAGACCAAATATTTGCTGATggccaggaaaataaaagaag ACGCCATGATAGCAGTGGGAGCGGACATTCAGCGTTTGAGCCCCTCGTAGCCAATGGAGTCCCTGCTTCTTTTGTGCCTAA GCCTGGGTCTCTGAAGAGAGGTCTTAATTCACAGAACTCAGATGATCACCTGAATAAGAGATCCCGCACCTCTTCTGTGAGCTCCTTGACAAGCAGCACGTACACAGGCGGCATCCCCAGCTCCAGCCGCAACGCCATCACCAGTTCCTACAGCTCCTCGCGTGGTCTCTCTCAG CTGTGGAAGAGGAGTGGTCCCAGTTCATCTCCATTCTCTAGCCCAGCCTCATCCCGCTCCCAGACACCAGAGAGGCCAGCAAAGAAAGTAAG AGAAGAGGAGCTTTCTCATCATTCTAGTTCTTCAACTCCATTGGTAACAGACAAGGAGTCCCAGGGAGAAAAGA ttgcagatcCAACCACAGGGAAGAAGCAGAACTCATGGAATTCCCCATCAACACCTGGCAGCTCCGGGCAGCGTAAACGGAAGGTTCAGCTGCTGCCCTCCAGGCGAGGAGACCAGCTGACCTTG CCTCCACCTCCCCAGCTTGGTTATTCGATCACTGCTGAGGACTTGGACTTGGAAAAGAAAACTTCGTTACAGTGGTTTAACAAAGTCTTAGAGGATAAGACTG ACGCTGCCTCGACCTCTGTTACCGAGGCCCCACCTGCCAGTCAGTCTTCCTTCACTTTGACCCTGCCTGCCGCTGGGACTGCTTCATCCCCAACCTCCCTCCAAGCCCCTAGCACTAACCCACTGTTGGAGAGCTTGAAGAAGATGCAGAATTCCCCAGGGCTACCTTCCCTCCCTG AGCCTGCTGGAGTGACCAGCACTGTGGCCGATTCGCCCCCAAAGACACCCAGTTCTCTGGCCTCTCTGAGCTCCTCACAGTCAGGAGCCCTTCCAGCCACCTCCTCTGACTCCAGATCCACCACTACTGTCTTGGGGCTGACCCCAGCTTCTTCCCCAGGACCTGTCACCGATGCCGCCAAGTCCCCTCCGGCCCCTTCGGCTGAGACATCCACCAAATCCCAGGCCCTGTCCACCCCGCCTCCCAGCCCCAAGCAGAGTATCCTGTTTGGAATGCTGAGCACCCCAGCTGCCAGCCCTTCTGCTTCTGTAGCCCCTGCTGCGTCTTCGGCATCGCCCATGTTCAGGCCCATTTTTGTGGCCCCCCTGAAAAGCGAGAGTGGGGACCCCTTGCCCTCTAGCCCTTCCACGGTCACGGCCGTGGCATCTTCCAGCTCGGCCCTCCCCACGACTGCCAGCAGCACAGCCCCCGCTTTCAAGCTGATCTTTAGCAGCGTGGGGCCACCCACATCTGTGCCCGGGCTAACTCCCTTCTTGAAGCAAACAGCTACTCTGGCCACTACCACGAGTGCTCCTGTCTTCACCGGCCAGGCCACTGCCACCTCCACAGTGACTTCCGTGACCACAGCCAGCACCTCCACAGACTCGGCTCCGAAGCCCGCGTTCAGCTTCGGTGCGAGCAGCGTGACCAGCACCCTGAGCAGCGGGACCAGCACCACTGCTTCCGCCTCCCAGCCCTTCCTCTTTGGGACTCCCCCGACTTCTGGTGCCAGCTTCACCCCAGCTGGAGGCTCCATATTCCAATTTGGCAAGCCTCCCGCCGTGGCCGCCTCCACACCAGTCACCACCTTCGGCCAGTCGCTTCCCAGTGCCCCTCAGACAGCCcccagcagcagcggcggcggcagcacCGGCTTCGGTGGTTTTGGCAGCAGCCTCAGCACCCCCGCCCCAGCCACCACTGGCCAGCCCGCCCTGACGGTCAGCAGCACCGCCACCCCAGCCTTCAGCGTTCCCTTCGCCTCGGGCGCCCAGCCCCCTCTCCCATCCTACCCGGGTGCCAACCCCCAGCCCACCTTCGGGGCCGCTGAGGGGCAGCCGCAGGGGGCTGCCAAGCCGGCTCTCGTGCCCAGCTTTGGCAGCTCTTTCACTTTTGGTAACTCTGCGGCCCCAGCCCCGACTGCGACCCCAGCGCCGACCCCAGCCCAGCCAGCGTTCGGCGGCGCCGCGCAGCCGGCATTTGGCAGCCTGAAAGCCACACCCTCCGCCTTTGGCACCTCCGCCGCCACCCGGCCGGCCTTTGGCAGCGCCACAGCTGTTTTCTCCTTTGGTGCGGCCACCACCTCTGGCTTTGGCGCTACCACCCAGACTACCAGCAGCGGGACCAGCGGCTCGGTGTTCGGCAGCACGACACCGTCGCCCTTCATGTTTCGGGGACCAGCCACCCCGGCTGGGAGCGGGGCCTTTGGGATGAGCGTGGCCACCCCGGGCACCAGCGCTGCCTCTGGAGCGTTCGGCTTCGGGGCAGGACAGAGTGGGACCACTGGCAGCACAGCGCCTTTTGGGGGAGGCTTGAGTCAAAACAGCTTGGGCACGCCCAACCAGACCACGTCCTTTGCCTTCAGTGTGACCAGCACGCCGGACAGCAAACCTGTGTTTGGAG GCACCTCCACGCCCACCTTCGGTCAGAACACCCCAGCCCCTGGGGTGGGAGCAGCTGGCAGCAGCCTCCCCTTTGGGGCGTCCTCAACACCTGCCCAAGGCTTTGGCGGAGTCGGACCTTTCG GATCGACAGCCGCTTCCTTTTCCATTGGTGCGGGATCTAAGACCCCAGGGACTCGACAGCGGCTACAGGCCCGGAGGCAGCACACCCGAAAGAAATAG
- the POM121C gene encoding nuclear envelope pore membrane protein POM 121C isoform X3, whose amino-acid sequence MVCSPVTVRIAPPDSKLARSPVPEQIINSTLSSPSTSAPDPCAKETVLNALKERKKRTVEEEDQIFADGQENKRRRHDSSGSGHSAFEPLVANGVPASFVPKPGSLKRGLNSQNSDDHLNKRSRTSSVSSLTSSTYTGGIPSSSRNAITSSYSSSRGLSQLWKRSGPSSSPFSSPASSRSQTPERPAKKVREEELSHHSSSSTPLVTDKESQGEKIADPTTGKKQNSWNSPSTPGSSGQRKRKVQLLPSRRGDQLTLPPPPQLGYSITAEDLDLEKKTSLQWFNKVLEDKTDAASTSVTEAPPASQSSFTLTLPAAGTASSPTSLQAPSTNPLLESLKKMQNSPGLPSLPEPAGVTSTVADSPPKTPSSLASLSSSQSGALPATSSDSRSTTTVLGLTPASSPGPVTDAAKSPPAPSAETSTKSQALSTPPPSPKQSILFGMLSTPAASPSASVAPAASSASPMFRPIFVAPLKSESGDPLPSSPSTVTAVASSSSALPTTASSTAPAFKLIFSSVGPPTSVPGLTPFLKQTATLATTTSAPVFTGQATATSTVTSVTTASTSTDSAPKPAFSFGASSVTSTLSSGTSTTASASQPFLFGTPPTSGASFTPAGGSIFQFGKPPAVAASTPVTTFGQSLPSAPQTAPSSSGGGSTGFGGFGSSLSTPAPATTGQPALTVSSTATPAFSVPFASGAQPPLPSYPGANPQPTFGAAEGQPQGAAKPALVPSFGSSFTFGNSAAPAPTATPAPTPAQPAFGGAAQPAFGSLKATPSAFGTSAATRPAFGSATAVFSFGAATTSGFGATTQTTSSGTSGSVFGSTTPSPFMFRGPATPAGSGAFGMSVATPGTSAASGAFGFGAGQSGTTGSTAPFGGGLSQNSLGTPNQTTSFAFSVTSTPDSKPVFGGTSTPTFGQNTPAPGVGAAGSSLPFGASSTPAQGFGGVGPFGSTAASFSIGAGSKTPGTRQRLQARRQHTRKK is encoded by the exons ATGGTGTGCAGCCCCGTGACAGTCAGGATTGCACCTCCGGATAGCAAGCTGGCTCGCTCTCCAGT ACCAGAACAGATTATCAACTCAACACTGTCTTCACCATCAACCAGTGCCCCAGATCCATGTGCAAAGGAGACTGTATTGAATGCcctcaaagagagaaagaaaaggacagtGGAGGAGGAAGACCAAATATTTGCTGATggccaggaaaataaaagaag ACGCCATGATAGCAGTGGGAGCGGACATTCAGCGTTTGAGCCCCTCGTAGCCAATGGAGTCCCTGCTTCTTTTGTGCCTAA GCCTGGGTCTCTGAAGAGAGGTCTTAATTCACAGAACTCAGATGATCACCTGAATAAGAGATCCCGCACCTCTTCTGTGAGCTCCTTGACAAGCAGCACGTACACAGGCGGCATCCCCAGCTCCAGCCGCAACGCCATCACCAGTTCCTACAGCTCCTCGCGTGGTCTCTCTCAG CTGTGGAAGAGGAGTGGTCCCAGTTCATCTCCATTCTCTAGCCCAGCCTCATCCCGCTCCCAGACACCAGAGAGGCCAGCAAAGAAAGTAAG AGAAGAGGAGCTTTCTCATCATTCTAGTTCTTCAACTCCATTGGTAACAGACAAGGAGTCCCAGGGAGAAAAGA ttgcagatcCAACCACAGGGAAGAAGCAGAACTCATGGAATTCCCCATCAACACCTGGCAGCTCCGGGCAGCGTAAACGGAAGGTTCAGCTGCTGCCCTCCAGGCGAGGAGACCAGCTGACCTTG CCTCCACCTCCCCAGCTTGGTTATTCGATCACTGCTGAGGACTTGGACTTGGAAAAGAAAACTTCGTTACAGTGGTTTAACAAAGTCTTAGAGGATAAGACTG ACGCTGCCTCGACCTCTGTTACCGAGGCCCCACCTGCCAGTCAGTCTTCCTTCACTTTGACCCTGCCTGCCGCTGGGACTGCTTCATCCCCAACCTCCCTCCAAGCCCCTAGCACTAACCCACTGTTGGAGAGCTTGAAGAAGATGCAGAATTCCCCAGGGCTACCTTCCCTCCCTG AGCCTGCTGGAGTGACCAGCACTGTGGCCGATTCGCCCCCAAAGACACCCAGTTCTCTGGCCTCTCTGAGCTCCTCACAGTCAGGAGCCCTTCCAGCCACCTCCTCTGACTCCAGATCCACCACTACTGTCTTGGGGCTGACCCCAGCTTCTTCCCCAGGACCTGTCACCGATGCCGCCAAGTCCCCTCCGGCCCCTTCGGCTGAGACATCCACCAAATCCCAGGCCCTGTCCACCCCGCCTCCCAGCCCCAAGCAGAGTATCCTGTTTGGAATGCTGAGCACCCCAGCTGCCAGCCCTTCTGCTTCTGTAGCCCCTGCTGCGTCTTCGGCATCGCCCATGTTCAGGCCCATTTTTGTGGCCCCCCTGAAAAGCGAGAGTGGGGACCCCTTGCCCTCTAGCCCTTCCACGGTCACGGCCGTGGCATCTTCCAGCTCGGCCCTCCCCACGACTGCCAGCAGCACAGCCCCCGCTTTCAAGCTGATCTTTAGCAGCGTGGGGCCACCCACATCTGTGCCCGGGCTAACTCCCTTCTTGAAGCAAACAGCTACTCTGGCCACTACCACGAGTGCTCCTGTCTTCACCGGCCAGGCCACTGCCACCTCCACAGTGACTTCCGTGACCACAGCCAGCACCTCCACAGACTCGGCTCCGAAGCCCGCGTTCAGCTTCGGTGCGAGCAGCGTGACCAGCACCCTGAGCAGCGGGACCAGCACCACTGCTTCCGCCTCCCAGCCCTTCCTCTTTGGGACTCCCCCGACTTCTGGTGCCAGCTTCACCCCAGCTGGAGGCTCCATATTCCAATTTGGCAAGCCTCCCGCCGTGGCCGCCTCCACACCAGTCACCACCTTCGGCCAGTCGCTTCCCAGTGCCCCTCAGACAGCCcccagcagcagcggcggcggcagcacCGGCTTCGGTGGTTTTGGCAGCAGCCTCAGCACCCCCGCCCCAGCCACCACTGGCCAGCCCGCCCTGACGGTCAGCAGCACCGCCACCCCAGCCTTCAGCGTTCCCTTCGCCTCGGGCGCCCAGCCCCCTCTCCCATCCTACCCGGGTGCCAACCCCCAGCCCACCTTCGGGGCCGCTGAGGGGCAGCCGCAGGGGGCTGCCAAGCCGGCTCTCGTGCCCAGCTTTGGCAGCTCTTTCACTTTTGGTAACTCTGCGGCCCCAGCCCCGACTGCGACCCCAGCGCCGACCCCAGCCCAGCCAGCGTTCGGCGGCGCCGCGCAGCCGGCATTTGGCAGCCTGAAAGCCACACCCTCCGCCTTTGGCACCTCCGCCGCCACCCGGCCGGCCTTTGGCAGCGCCACAGCTGTTTTCTCCTTTGGTGCGGCCACCACCTCTGGCTTTGGCGCTACCACCCAGACTACCAGCAGCGGGACCAGCGGCTCGGTGTTCGGCAGCACGACACCGTCGCCCTTCATGTTTCGGGGACCAGCCACCCCGGCTGGGAGCGGGGCCTTTGGGATGAGCGTGGCCACCCCGGGCACCAGCGCTGCCTCTGGAGCGTTCGGCTTCGGGGCAGGACAGAGTGGGACCACTGGCAGCACAGCGCCTTTTGGGGGAGGCTTGAGTCAAAACAGCTTGGGCACGCCCAACCAGACCACGTCCTTTGCCTTCAGTGTGACCAGCACGCCGGACAGCAAACCTGTGTTTGGAG GCACCTCCACGCCCACCTTCGGTCAGAACACCCCAGCCCCTGGGGTGGGAGCAGCTGGCAGCAGCCTCCCCTTTGGGGCGTCCTCAACACCTGCCCAAGGCTTTGGCGGAGTCGGACCTTTCG GATCGACAGCCGCTTCCTTTTCCATTGGTGCGGGATCTAAGACCCCAGGGACTCGACAGCGGCTACAGGCCCGGAGGCAGCACACCCGAAAGAAATAG